From Polyodon spathula isolate WHYD16114869_AA unplaced genomic scaffold, ASM1765450v1 scaffolds_1419, whole genome shotgun sequence:
CTGAACTGGTAACCCCAATACAGTTCTGACCACAGAAACACAGAGGCAAAGACTGGTTTGAaagaacttatttatttttcatttgatttgcaGCAGTCTTAGTCCTGGAACAGAAGAATGAAAAGTTGCAAGTCAGTCACACAGTAGACACCAAGCTGTGAAATGCACACACACTACAATTCGGAGATGGAACAGGGGACACGAGCGTTTTAGGGAATGGAATGTATATTCTATGAACACGACAGCGCCGGTCAGATCTGTGACAAATTAACCCAACTCACCGCAGGGCATTCCACTTTGCCGCTGTTGATGTCATCGATGACATCATGGGGAGGGCGCCCATCGATGGTGCAGCCCACAGACTGAGCTGTTCCCAGGATCTCCTTGATggttcctgggggggggggggaagagcaGGAGACAAGGTTCagaccaagccttttaaaaaaaaaatgacatctttaTAAGTATGCTCCCTACTGCAATTCCAGATTTAAAAATGCAGAATTTGTTAATGAGACAAATTGCTATGCACCACTACATTCATGTATTAAACCAACGAATTTAATACAAGGTACAAGACTAGCCCAGGACATGCAGATTAATATTTGTTCCAGGTCTTTCGGCACAGAGCTGCCCATGGGTCAGGGCAGCCCTGCTTCCTAGAGCTGGGGTCACTCTCAGCCACCACTGGACTATACCagtcacagacagacaggcagagtgGCGGGTGGCTTGAGAAGATGGATTAGTATTGAAGTGGATATAGAATCACTCTTCCATGGAACGATAATGCAGGAAGAGCGCTTCATTCTAAAATCAAACCTGTGAACCGGAGCCATTAGCCTGCGAAACACAGGGTTAGTCTTACCAGAGAGCTCGCGGGCAATGGAGCGTGGCCTCATCTGGCGGGCGACAGCCACAATCTCATCAAACGTGACGCTGCCACTGTGTTTAACTGGAAAGGGAAGGGAAACCAGTTAGCTCAAGTTGCTGGTCCAGAGGGGGAACACGAAGCATTTGCCCCACCCCAACCTCTGTCTATGACAGGAGGACTCCTCCCAGCCCAGGCGTGCAATGCCAGTGCCCCCAGTGATCACCGCAATGAGAAGAGGAGCAAACTCACTGTTCTTCACTTTCTTCCTGTCACGTGGCGGCTCCTTCAGTGCCTTG
This genomic window contains:
- the rpl12 gene encoding 60S ribosomal protein L12 isoform X1: MSRVNESRTQRDIPVYMRCTGGEVGATSALAPKIGPLGLSPKKVGDDIAKATGDWKGLRITVKLTIQNRQAQIEVVPSASALIIKALKEPPRDRKKVKNIKHSGSVTFDEIVAVARQMRPRSIARELSGTIKEILGTAQSVGCTIDGRPPHDVIDDINSGKVECPAD
- the rpl12 gene encoding 60S ribosomal protein L12 isoform X2, producing MPPKFDPSEIKVVYMRCTGGEVGATSALAPKIGPLGLSPKKVGDDIAKATGDWKGLRITVKLTIQNRQAQIEVVPSASALIIKALKEPPRDRKKVKNIKHSGSVTFDEIVAVARQMRPRSIARELSGTIKEILGTAQSVGCTIDGRPPHDVIDDINSGKVECPAD